One genomic window of Methyloterricola oryzae includes the following:
- a CDS encoding zinc ribbon domain-containing protein — translation MFCRYCGKELKDTATVCTACGKPVDALSSGAAPKGSRWSFSEMVGLIGATLFIPPVGIVMGLLGLRNEAKKVQAAILLTISVFMSLVMLAVVLGL, via the coding sequence ATGTTTTGTCGTTACTGCGGTAAGGAGTTGAAAGATACTGCGACGGTTTGTACGGCCTGTGGCAAGCCGGTTGATGCGCTGTCGTCCGGCGCTGCGCCGAAAGGAAGCCGCTGGAGTTTTTCCGAGATGGTGGGCCTGATCGGCGCGACCCTGTTCATCCCTCCGGTGGGTATCGTTATGGGATTGCTGGGGCTGCGTAATGAAGCCAAGAAAGTGCAGGCGGCGATCCTCCTCACCATATCCGTGTTCATGTCCCTGGTGATGCTGGCGGTGGTGCTGGGCCTTTAG
- a CDS encoding beta/gamma crystallin domain-containing protein → MHPTARSISTPLACLGVCLLAGSNAALASGDCWLDIYDKTNFEGAHVRIDGPAELLSLGKLAGEDWSNRIDSLKVGPKAQVIAYRLEHFQEAPSEQPYHGDAIRNWGGDPKGYSDQDISFAPGQMEHHLGELNYHQNINSLKIKCLP, encoded by the coding sequence ATGCATCCCACAGCGAGATCGATATCCACCCCACTGGCATGCCTGGGCGTGTGCCTTTTGGCGGGAAGCAATGCGGCCCTGGCGAGCGGTGACTGCTGGCTGGACATCTATGACAAAACCAATTTCGAGGGGGCGCACGTGCGCATCGACGGGCCGGCGGAACTGCTGAGTCTGGGCAAACTGGCCGGCGAAGACTGGAGCAACCGCATCGACAGCCTGAAGGTCGGACCCAAGGCCCAGGTGATTGCCTACCGGCTGGAGCATTTCCAGGAGGCGCCATCCGAACAACCCTATCACGGCGACGCTATTCGAAATTGGGGTGGCGATCCGAAAGGCTACTCCGATCAGGATATAAGCTTCGCGCCGGGCCAGATGGAGCACCACCTGGGCGAACTCAACTATCACCAGAACATTAATTCACTTAAAATCAAGTGCCTGCCCTAA
- a CDS encoding retropepsin-like aspartic protease family protein, with translation MAHTQSISLKAQLARAVLLLCTSIGASHAEMEASGLTEESPALRDTRVKVVLPRDLAGNYMGDGEINGTDVRFLVDTGASMVVVPEGIARRIGLRKGKAMNFRTGGGLVTHYATELDTLRIGRIQISDTPAAINPEMKEEFVLLGMSALSLLQFSQEGDNLVLSYDAGPSATPPPAASDPRFQRSLNDCMGKGKVIDEKTLACLKGGR, from the coding sequence ATGGCACACACCCAAAGCATCAGCCTAAAGGCGCAGTTGGCCCGTGCTGTCCTTTTGCTCTGCACGAGCATCGGCGCGTCGCACGCGGAGATGGAAGCATCTGGGCTTACAGAGGAATCACCAGCGCTCCGGGACACTCGGGTCAAGGTGGTGCTACCCCGAGACCTCGCCGGCAACTACATGGGCGATGGGGAAATCAACGGGACCGATGTGCGATTTTTGGTGGACACCGGGGCCAGCATGGTGGTCGTGCCCGAGGGCATTGCCAGGCGCATCGGCCTGAGAAAAGGCAAGGCTATGAACTTCAGGACCGGTGGCGGTCTTGTCACGCACTACGCAACAGAACTGGACACGCTGCGCATTGGCCGTATCCAGATCAGCGACACGCCGGCGGCGATCAATCCTGAAATGAAGGAAGAATTCGTGCTTCTGGGCATGAGCGCGCTCAGCCTGCTGCAGTTCAGCCAGGAAGGCGACAATCTGGTCCTGAGTTACGATGCAGGGCCCAGCGCGACTCCCCCGCCGGCCGCATCGGACCCCCGCTTTCAGCGGTCGTTGAACGACTGTATGGGAAAAGGCAAGGTGATCGACGAGAAGACCCTGGCTTGTCTTAAGGGCGGCCGTTAA
- the fae gene encoding formaldehyde-activating enzyme produces MSEFLFKTGEATVLAAEGQYTDAMPEVLIGHVNGPVGQAFANMMGQTAGHTRMFAIRACNQMVRPATMMVPKVTIKSSAYINLFGGVVQSATADAVLDCVIEGIIPRDQANHLCIISLIWLDPECVKDPNLDEKDLYRTNYEATKLAIQRAMRDQPSLEELIANRHSIKHDMFDPDA; encoded by the coding sequence ATGTCAGAGTTTCTTTTCAAGACCGGCGAAGCCACCGTACTGGCGGCTGAAGGCCAGTACACCGACGCGATGCCCGAAGTGCTGATCGGGCACGTCAACGGTCCTGTCGGTCAGGCGTTCGCCAATATGATGGGGCAGACCGCCGGGCATACCCGGATGTTCGCCATCCGCGCCTGCAACCAGATGGTGCGGCCGGCGACCATGATGGTCCCCAAGGTCACCATCAAGAGCAGCGCCTACATCAACCTGTTTGGTGGCGTGGTGCAGTCGGCGACGGCCGATGCGGTGCTGGATTGTGTGATCGAGGGCATCATTCCGCGGGATCAGGCCAACCACTTATGCATCATCTCCCTGATCTGGCTGGACCCTGAATGCGTGAAAGATCCCAATCTGGACGAAAAGGACCTGTACCGCACCAATTATGAGGCCACCAAACTGGCTATCCAACGCGCCATGCGCGATCAGCCGAGCCTGGAAGAACTGATCGCCAACCGCCACAGCATCAAGCATGACATGTTCGATCCGGATGCCTGA
- a CDS encoding (5-formylfuran-3-yl)methyl phosphate synthase has translation MTGMLASVANLAEARLAAAAGADIIDLKAPRFGALGALPVSEVRLIVTELRGQRPISATVGDLPMCPSTVFAAVQEMAATGVDYVKIGFFPEGDWDGTLEILRSMAAAGVSLVAVLFADQPAELDWLPRLAKAGFAGAMLDTMDKDRGSLTEVRDAEFLRAFVNQAQAHGLLCGLAGSLRARDIVPLRELAPDYLGFRGALCHGARRVAEIDVNALQYIRAMLHASTATA, from the coding sequence ATGACCGGCATGCTGGCCAGCGTAGCCAACCTGGCGGAGGCCCGTCTGGCGGCAGCGGCCGGGGCCGATATCATTGACCTGAAGGCCCCGCGCTTCGGCGCGCTGGGCGCCCTGCCGGTCAGCGAGGTGCGACTCATCGTCACCGAGCTGCGCGGCCAAAGGCCCATCAGCGCCACCGTGGGTGATTTGCCCATGTGCCCGTCTACGGTGTTCGCAGCCGTGCAGGAGATGGCCGCAACCGGCGTCGATTACGTCAAGATCGGCTTTTTTCCCGAAGGCGATTGGGATGGCACGCTGGAAATCCTCCGATCCATGGCCGCCGCCGGGGTTTCCCTGGTAGCCGTGCTGTTCGCCGACCAACCCGCGGAGTTGGACTGGCTGCCGCGCCTGGCTAAAGCGGGGTTTGCCGGCGCCATGCTGGACACCATGGATAAGGACCGCGGCTCCCTCACCGAAGTGCGCGACGCTGAATTCTTGCGCGCGTTCGTAAACCAGGCGCAGGCGCACGGGCTGCTCTGCGGGCTCGCGGGCTCGCTGCGCGCCAGGGACATCGTTCCCCTGCGCGAACTGGCGCCTGATTACCTGGGCTTCCGCGGAGCCCTGTGTCATGGTGCGCGGCGCGTGGCGGAGATCGATGTCAACGCGCTGCAATACATCCGCGCCATGCTGCACGCATCCACCGCAACTGCCTGA
- a CDS encoding quinone-dependent dihydroorotate dehydrogenase, with protein sequence MLYETLRTLLFRLDPETAHTIGLVSMEQMARLGPLNPLRQRLAAKPVTVMGLDFPNPVGLAAGMDKDGICLEGLAAIGFGFIEVGTVTPRPQPGNPKPRLFRLVEQDALINRMGFNNQGVDALIERLRRRRYQGILGINIGKNLTTPVENALDDYRAGLRKVYAHADYVTVNISSPNTPGLRNLQSGEHFRLLLAGLQEEREALAQAQGRRVPIAVKIAPDLEADEIARLAELMVAHGMDAVIATNTTLSRAGVEGSPLAGEAGGLSGRPLLEKSTQVVARLSANLAGALPIIACGGIFSAADAQAKLQAGASLVQIYTGFIYRGPALVKEIVKTCA encoded by the coding sequence ATGCTCTACGAAACCCTGCGTACGCTGCTGTTTCGCCTGGACCCCGAGACCGCCCACACCATCGGTCTTGTCTCTATGGAGCAAATGGCCCGTTTGGGCCCGCTGAATCCCTTGCGCCAGCGCCTTGCCGCCAAACCGGTCACCGTCATGGGCCTGGACTTCCCCAATCCGGTGGGGTTGGCGGCCGGCATGGACAAGGACGGTATTTGCCTGGAGGGGCTCGCCGCCATCGGCTTCGGCTTCATCGAAGTGGGTACCGTGACGCCCAGGCCGCAGCCCGGCAACCCCAAGCCACGCCTGTTCCGCCTGGTGGAGCAGGACGCGCTCATCAACCGCATGGGCTTCAACAACCAAGGCGTGGATGCGCTCATTGAGCGCCTGCGGCGGCGGCGTTACCAGGGGATACTCGGCATCAACATCGGCAAGAATTTGACGACACCGGTCGAAAACGCCTTGGACGATTACCGCGCCGGGCTGCGCAAGGTCTACGCCCACGCCGATTACGTGACGGTCAATATTTCATCGCCCAACACGCCGGGTCTGCGCAACCTGCAGAGCGGTGAACATTTCCGCCTTCTGCTGGCGGGACTCCAGGAGGAACGGGAAGCCCTCGCCCAGGCACAGGGGCGCCGTGTACCCATTGCCGTGAAGATCGCCCCGGACCTAGAAGCGGACGAGATCGCCCGCCTCGCCGAACTGATGGTGGCGCACGGTATGGATGCCGTCATCGCCACCAATACCACCCTGTCCCGGGCCGGGGTCGAAGGCTCGCCCCTGGCCGGGGAAGCCGGGGGCCTGAGCGGAAGACCGCTGTTGGAGAAATCGACCCAGGTCGTGGCAAGGCTCTCCGCAAATCTGGCCGGGGCTTTGCCCATCATCGCCTGCGGCGGCATCTTCAGCGCGGCTGACGCGCAAGCGAAGCTCCAGGCCGGGGCCAGCCTGGTGCAGATCTACACCGGTTTCATCTACCGCGGACCGGCACTGGTCAAGGAAATCGTCAAAACCTGCGCATGA
- a CDS encoding DUF447 domain-containing protein produces the protein MILETIITSLSPDGTAYLAPMGVHAVNGEMLIMPYRPSRTLDNILATGHAVMNHTDDVRLFAGCLTGRRDWPVTATERVPGWRLACALSHAELELVSMEEHELRPKLHCRVVHEANHAPFRGFNRAQFAVLEAAILASRVGMLPWEKIAAELAYLRIGLEKTAGERENEAWSWLMEKFDAFRQGQVQETEIP, from the coding sequence ATGATCCTGGAAACCATCATCACCAGCCTGTCGCCCGACGGCACAGCCTATCTCGCGCCCATGGGTGTGCACGCGGTGAACGGCGAGATGCTCATCATGCCCTACCGGCCCTCCAGGACCCTGGACAATATTCTCGCCACGGGGCACGCCGTCATGAACCACACCGACGATGTCCGCCTGTTTGCCGGCTGCCTGACAGGCCGCCGTGATTGGCCGGTAACGGCTACGGAGCGCGTGCCGGGCTGGCGCCTTGCCTGCGCCCTCAGCCATGCCGAACTGGAACTGGTGAGCATGGAAGAGCATGAACTGCGCCCCAAGCTGCACTGCCGCGTAGTGCATGAAGCCAACCATGCGCCCTTTCGCGGCTTCAACCGCGCCCAGTTTGCGGTGCTGGAGGCGGCGATCCTGGCCAGCCGTGTGGGTATGCTGCCTTGGGAAAAAATCGCGGCCGAACTGGCCTATTTGCGCATCGGACTGGAGAAGACCGCCGGGGAGCGCGAGAACGAGGCCTGGTCCTGGCTGATGGAAAAATTCGACGCCTTCCGGCAAGGACAAGTCCAGGAGACCGAAATCCCATGA
- a CDS encoding DUF6513 domain-containing protein, with the protein MAEHILFLTGKLAEKQLRQVLADMEPEFQYTVHQLGVSVAALMTADMIRRRLKDTYGADRVLVPGRCRGDLDQLSAAMGLPFERGPEELRDLPEFFGKKARKPSLDRYDLLIFAEITDAPRLPVDAILRQARDYRRDGADVIDLGCLPATPFDHMETAIAALRVEGFKVSVDSLENDDLLRGGRAGADYLLSLHEDSLWIADEVAATPVLIPARHGDLDSLDRAVAAMLARNRDFLLDPILDPIHFGFSDSLVRYHETRRRHPDAAIMMGVGNLTELTHADTIGINAMLLGICSELNVGAILTTQVSKHARRAVREADLARRILFAARELNTLPKHIDDGLMALHGRAPFPYSRAELEELWAQIKDPSFRIQTSPEGMHIFNRDGFHTATDPFDLFPHLGVEHDGGHAFYLGVELGRAQIAWQLGKRYTQDEALDWGCAVETQESAVDPHVYKAAGTTLKKHKDEP; encoded by the coding sequence ATGGCGGAGCATATCCTCTTTCTTACCGGCAAGCTGGCTGAAAAGCAGTTGCGCCAGGTGCTTGCGGACATGGAGCCGGAGTTCCAGTACACGGTGCATCAGCTGGGCGTCAGCGTGGCGGCCCTGATGACCGCGGACATGATTCGAAGGCGTCTGAAAGACACTTACGGTGCCGACCGCGTGCTGGTCCCCGGCCGTTGCCGGGGCGATCTGGACCAACTCTCCGCGGCGATGGGCCTGCCCTTCGAACGTGGACCGGAGGAACTGCGGGACCTGCCCGAATTCTTCGGCAAGAAGGCCCGGAAGCCCTCGCTGGACCGCTACGATCTGCTGATATTCGCCGAGATCACCGATGCGCCGCGCCTGCCCGTCGATGCGATCCTGCGCCAGGCCCGCGATTACCGGCGCGACGGAGCGGATGTCATCGACTTGGGCTGTCTGCCGGCGACGCCTTTCGATCACATGGAAACCGCCATCGCCGCCCTGCGCGTGGAAGGCTTCAAAGTCAGCGTCGACTCCCTGGAGAACGACGACCTGTTGCGCGGCGGACGCGCCGGTGCCGATTACCTGCTGAGCCTGCACGAGGACAGCCTGTGGATAGCCGACGAGGTCGCCGCCACCCCGGTGCTGATTCCCGCCCGGCACGGCGACCTCGACAGCCTGGACCGCGCCGTGGCCGCCATGCTCGCCAGAAACCGCGATTTTCTGCTCGACCCCATCCTCGACCCCATACATTTCGGCTTCAGCGACTCCCTGGTACGCTACCACGAGACCCGGCGCCGCCACCCCGATGCCGCAATCATGATGGGGGTGGGCAACCTGACCGAACTGACGCATGCGGACACCATCGGCATCAACGCCATGCTGCTCGGCATCTGCTCGGAACTGAACGTGGGCGCGATTCTCACCACCCAGGTCAGCAAGCACGCGCGCCGCGCGGTGCGCGAGGCCGATCTGGCCCGGCGCATCCTGTTCGCCGCGCGAGAGTTGAACACCTTGCCCAAGCATATCGACGACGGCCTGATGGCCCTGCACGGGCGCGCGCCCTTTCCCTATTCGAGGGCCGAACTGGAAGAGCTCTGGGCCCAAATCAAGGACCCCAGCTTCCGTATCCAAACCAGCCCGGAGGGCATGCACATTTTCAACCGCGACGGCTTCCATACCGCTACCGACCCCTTCGACCTGTTTCCCCATCTGGGCGTCGAGCACGATGGTGGCCACGCCTTCTATCTGGGCGTCGAACTGGGCCGGGCGCAGATCGCCTGGCAATTGGGCAAGCGCTACACCCAGGATGAAGCCCTGGACTGGGGCTGCGCGGTGGAGACGCAGGAGAGCGCGGTCGACCCGCACGTCTACAAAGCCGCCGGCACTACCCTGAAAAAGCACAAGGACGAACCATGA